The DNA sequence TCCATGTTTAAACGACTGGTGATCtggtttttaagtttattcGCCGGATCTTGCAATCGTTTGTCCATATTTTTCCGACAAGTGATCTGGTGTTTTTTTCTATTCACCGGATCTTGCAATCGTTTCAACATAGTTTTACGACTGGTAATCTGGTTTTTAACTTTATTCGCCGGATCTTGCAATCGTTTGTCCATGTTTAAACGACTGGTGATCtggtttttaagtttattcGCCGGATCTTGCAATCGTTTGTCCATATTTTTCCGACAAGTGATCTGGTGTTTTTTTCTATTCACCGGATCTTGCAATCGTTTCAACATAGTTTTACGACTGGTAATCTGGTTTTTAACTTTATTCGCCGGATCTTGCAATCGTTTGTCCATGTTTAAACGACTGGTGATCtggtttttaagtttattcGCCGGATCTTGCAATCGTTTGTCCATATTTTTCCGACAAGTGATCTGGTGTTTTTTTCTATTCACCGGATCTTGCAATCGTTTCAACATAGTTTTACGACTGGTAATCTGGTTTTTAACTTTATTCGCCGGATCTTGCAATCGTTTGTCCATGTTTAAACGACTGGTGATCtggtttttaagtttattcacCGGATCTAGTAGTCgtttttttgaacatttcaaattaaGAATTTTTCTTTGATTTGTAACATCTTGTGAAGCAAGATATAAccgttttcttaatttattattttcaagttcttGTACACGAAAACTTTCATTGTCACGGGCCCCTGTCTTGGCTTCTTTGTTTTTTAGAGCACGTTTTGATAGGCGTcccattttgaaaaaaaaaattacaatacaataaaaaaaaaaaaaaaaaaaaaaaaactacaataac is a window from the Acyrthosiphon pisum isolate AL4f unplaced genomic scaffold, pea_aphid_22Mar2018_4r6ur Scaffold_1440;HRSCAF=1929, whole genome shotgun sequence genome containing:
- the LOC103311297 gene encoding ELKS/Rab6-interacting/CAST family member 1-like, coding for MGRLSKRALKNKEAKTGARDNESFRVQELENNKLRKRLYLASQDVTNQRKILNLKCSKKRLLDPVNKLKNQITSRLNMDKRLQDPANKVKNQITSRKTMLKRLQDPVNRKKHQITCRKNMDKRLQDPANKLKNQITSRLNMDKRLQDPANKVKNQITSRKTMLKRLQDPVNRKKHQITCRKNMDKRLQDPANKLKNQITSRLNMDKRLQDPANKVKNQITSRKTMLKRLQDPVNRKKHQITCRKNMDKRLQDPANKLKNQITSRLNMDKRLQDPANKVKNQITSRKTMLKRLQDPVNRKKHQITCRKNMDKRLQDPANKLKNQITSRLNMDKRLQDPANKVKNQIASEINRSKRMENSVFKYTYQIKNAQNMKKRRIPSDSSLRQNISSKRKTSNSTSYKRRERQKLNETRQREDVLISEYILKTSQ